The window GTCAGCAGCTTCGGCGGGGGTGAGCAGGCAGCGGAGGAAGTCTTTAATGAGGGCAGGGTCTCCGGTTTTAGCCAGGGTCGAAGCCAGTTCAGTGAGGTTCTCTTCTACTGCAGGATCGTCAACGCGCATTCTATAATAATGCCAGGAGTTCTTCAGGTTTGTCTATAATGCGCAGGGCGCCTGAGCTTTCAAGAACCTTCCGGGGCCGGTAGCCCCAGGTAACGCCTACCGCAAAACATTCCGAAGCCTTGGCGGTTTCAATATCCACTTCAGAATCCCCTGCCATGATAACATCCCGGGTTGTAAGGCCAAGCTCGACAAGTATTTCCCAGGTGCAGGCAGGATCGGGCTTGCGGGGCTTCCCCGTGATGTCTCCATAGATCGCATCGAAGGAGGAGGGAGGGAAGAGGCCGCCTATGACGAGACGCGCTATGGGATCGGGCTTGTTGGTGAGGACTGCGAGCTTGAGTTTTCTGCTTTTTAATTCGGAGACAAGGCTGAGTATGCCGGGATAGGGCTTGGTGTATATAAGGGGGGATTGAGCGTAAAAAGCGACTGCGTCGGCTGCCACCTGGGCCGAGAGTTCATCGCTGCGGACATCCTCCGGGAGGCAGAGGAAGGCAAGACGTTTGATGCCCCAGCCCACTTTATCGGTGTAAGCTTCCTCAGGAAGGGCGGGGTAGCCTTTCCCCTTGAGGGCTTTGTTCATGGATGCGGAAATATCGCCAAGGGTGTCTACCAAGGTTCCATCGCAGTCAAAAATAATCCCTTTATATTTCATAATCATTATGCTTGCATAAATAGCAGATTTTGAATATAGTGATTTATCAATAATGACTAAAAATCTGACAGTAGGGAATCCCGCCCTTCTTATACTTTCTTTTACCTTCCCATTGCTCATAGGAAATTTGTTTCAGCAGTTTTATAATATGGCTGACGCTTTTATAGTGGGCCGCACTATAGGGGTCGAAGCTCTGGCTGCGGTGGGCTGCACCGGAAGCTTTATGTTCCTTATTCTGGGCTTCCTCATGAATTTCACCATGGGGACTTCCATAATCACTTCACAGCGTTTCGGCGCAAACAATATGCAGGGTGTGCGCCGCAGCTTTGGTTCAAGCATAGTCCTGGGCCTCATAGTGGTAGTTGTTTTGATGATAGTAAGCATACTTACAGTACGGCCCCTCCTGCGCCTGCTTTCAACTCCGCCCGAGATCATGGAAGCCGCCTACAGTTATATCATTGTCATACTTTGGGGCATGCCTGCGTCCCTGCTTTTCAACATCTGCTCAAATTCCATGAGGGCGGTGGGGGACAGCGTTACGCCCCTCATTTTTCTCGTCATTGCCTGCATCATCAATATCATTTTTGATTATGTTTTTATCCTGGTCTTTCACATGGGGGTTGAAGGCGCAGCTTATGCGACCATCATTGCCCAGCTTGTTTCAGGGCTTCTCTGTATCCCGGTGATAGTGCAAAAAATGCCCATACTCAGGATAGCCCGTACTGATCTTCGCTTAAACCGCAAAGAAGCCTGGGAGCATGTACGGGTGGGTTTTCCCATGGGCTTTCAGATGAGCATTATCGCCATTGGAGCTGTGACGGTTACGTATGCGCTTAACCGTCTGGGAGCTTTGGCAATGGCGGCTTTTACTGCTTCACAAAAGATAGACATGCTCTGCAGTATGCCCCTCATGTCATTCGGCACTGCCATGACGACCTATTCGGCCCAGAATTACGGCGCCAGAAAGATAGATCGTATTAAAACAGGGCTGATACAATGCGCCATTATAACCTGTTCTTTCAGTGTCTTTATGGGTCTCCTGTATTTTTTCTTCGGGCGTTTTTTCTCTGCCCTCTTTTTGGGCGCCGAGAAGGAAGCGGTCGAGCTTTCTTACACCTACCTCAAAATTAATGGTCTTTTCTATATTATGCTGGCATGGCTCTTCATATCCCGTCAATGCCTCCAGGGTCTTGGAAGAAGCGTAGTTACTACCGCTGCGGGGATCATGGAATTGGTAATGAGAATTTTTGCCGCCATTACCCTTTCTTTCTTTTTCGGTTTTACCGGAATCTGTTTTGCAAGCCCCCTTGCATGGCTGGGCGCCTGTATACCTCTTACCATTTCACTGGTTCTGGTGTTTAAGAAGCTTGACCGGCAGTCCCTGGCGGAAAAGAAAGCCAATTTGTATGTCCCTATCTAGCGCGAAGCCTTTATCAGCATTACGTCCCCAAAGCCAAAACGTTTCGCGACTTTATCAGCGATACGCTTGATTGGCCTAGGCGCTGTCCCTGCTGCAAGGCCCCCCCAGGTTTTTACTTTTTCTATTGTAAACCCATTGAGTTTAAGCAATTCAGTTAAAGTCTTTACAGAAAAAAGATAGAGATGATCAAAGATGGCGGATCTCCACCGGCCGGAGAAAATTTTTGCCTGGAAGCCCGAAATATTGGGCGTAGTAACAATAAAGCAGCCTCCGGGTTTTAAAATGCGGCCTGCCTCCTTTACCAACGCGCCGGGATCGTTTAAGTGCTCAATTACATGGGAGGCCAAAACAGCATCAAAGCTGGCCGGGGCAAAACGGGCGTCTTCCAGGGCCAGGCTCCGCACATCAAGGGATCGTTCCCTGCGTGCATAGGCGGCTTCTTCTTCGCAGATTTCTACTCCTGCAGTATCCCAGCCGCGTTTTTTTAATTCAGCAAGCAGGGTGCCTGTAGCACAGCCTATGTCCAACACCCTGCCGGCTTTAAGCTCCCAAAAGCCTGCGTCATTAAGGGCCAAAAGCTGAAGTTCCAGAAAGGGTTTTTCATTTTCCAGTTCGTATGCAAGGTAATCTGCCCCATGGCCTGTGCCATAACGAAGGCTTACTTCTTCTGCCAGGGGCTGGGGGTTCATCTGGACAAGACCGCACCTTGTGCAGCGCACATAGGAAAAACCTTCGCATTGTAAATAAGGTTTGAACGAGAGGCCCCCGCAAATTGCGCAGGGTATAAGGCGGCTTTCTTCTCGGGCAACCGGGGTGGACCAGGTTTTAACAGCCTTTTTTGCCGCTTTCACCTATTCGACCTGGAGCCTGAAAACCGCATTCCTTGAATTGCCCGCTATGTCCTGGGCAATTACTTCCAGGGTTGCCTGCCCCCGGGTAAAGCGTATTTCCCCTACTTCATAGGCAGGGTAGGGCGCATACACCTGCTTTACCGGAATGAGGCCGTTACGGTAGACCATGAGGACGCCATCGCGGGCAGAGTAGGTTTCAAAATTGAGGGCCCCGGTTTCAATGCCATTTACGGAACACACGATTTTGAACGGCGCCAAAGGACTTTCCCTTGCTTCGAGCATGGTGTCGGTGGCTTCTACAGAAATAAGATAGCGGCCCTGGCTTATGGTTTTGGTCTGGGAAGGATCGATGAGCTTGCCATCAGAATCTTTCAGCCTTACTGAAAGTATCAGGGGCTGCCTTGTATCGCTTAAGGGATTTATGATCATGGACGGATTAATCCATCGCCTTTCCTTGCGGTCAAAGAGGAAAAAGTAAAAGCCTTTGCTGCCGGACCATCCAGAGATTCCGGATCTGCCGAGGGAAGCTGTTTTCCCCGCGCTGGCTGTCACCGGCATGGGGGCTTCTTCGTCCAGCCTGCTATAAACGCTAATGATACCGTCGCCGTGATCCAGGGCGAGCCATGATCCAAGAGGCGAGGGGAGGCGGGAAGCATGGTCTCCTTTTTTATGCTGATAGAGGAGTTCGCCGTTTTCGGCTGCCTTTACCGTGTCTTCAGTTTCAAAAGATGTCCCCAGGAGGGGGCTTCCATTGTCATTCGACCCGAAGTTGTTCCTCATTGTCCCTGCGTCCAGGGGCCAGTCCATGGCGCGCAGCAATACTGCGGAATTAACAGCAATACTACCAATTAACACTAAAAGTATTTTTTTGATTCCGGTTTTCATTCTATTTCTTCCCCAATTCAAAGGATGCAAGGCTCATGTCCCCGCCCACATAGATCTTTGAACCTCTCCTTCCCAGGAAGGCAGCCTTGCTTTTAAAAGGCGCTTCCATAATGATGGTCCCGGGGAACCTGATGGCTGTAAGTTTTTTTTGTACCGCTGATTGGGAAGTGACAACAAAAAGGAGACGATCCCCTCCGCTCCCGTCAATCGCCGCAATCTCTCCGTCCAGGGGGATGTTCACGCTTGATCGGGAAAGAATATCATAAATGCCTATGCCTCCTTCCCGCTCAAAAGCCACCCGGTTGTCGGAGTCTATAAACGCCATATATACCGCACGCCTGAAACCATCGGTAAGGAATTCATGGTAGACTACATGGTAGGTATCCCCGGACTGCTCAAGGAGGAGAAACCTCTGATCGTCAATTCCTGAGACAATCGCCAGCCTGGAAGCATCCGCAGAAATGGCGCAGCCCAGGATCACCGAAAGCCGCGATCCTCCGGGTTCGAAGGGCAGGCATGCCTGGGTGCCGGAAGCATTGAGCAGCTCCACAGTGCCGTCGAGGGTGCCCACCAGTATAAAACCGGCTGCGGCATCTATGCAGGTGAGGGGGGCCGGGAAATCATAAGTCCAAAGTTCGTTGCCCCTTGAGTCCAGGGCAGTAATGGAATTTTGCTCAGCCCCGATTATAAAAAGTTTTTTGTCCAGAAAGACAGGATAGCCTTTGGGGTTTTCAATCTCCAAAACCATATTGTCCTGGGGGTCCATAATTTGGAGACCTTGAGGCAGGGCATCATACTCGGCCCAGTGATCCTCCGAAAGGGAGACATAGCCCTTCCTTAAGCGGTTTATGGCAAAGCGCCCGTCATCGCCAACATAGCCGAAGCGCCCACCCAGCTCGAAAGCAAGGGGCTGCGCTGCCTCGGGGGGGCTCCCGCCCATATTCAGGGGATAGTTGGATTCGAGGGATGTAAGCCAGCGGGATACGAGTATGGTTTCGACCGGAATAGGCTGGGCCGCAGCGAACACATAGACAAAAAACACCGCTGCTGCCAGGATAAGCCAGTATTTTTTCGTTTCTTTTGCCACTTATCTCCCCATTGTGGTATAATAGGAGGAATCATGGATAAAATCAATATGGATGAACTTTATGCAAAAGCCCGGGAAGTAGCGGACAGGGCCTATGCTCCTTATTCCAAATTCCGGGTCGGGGCTGCGCTTTTGGCGGATGATGGCACTGTTTTTACCGGCTGCAATGTGGAAAACCGGTCTTATGGCCTTACCATATGCGCCGAGCGCACAGCGCTAACCAAAGCAGTGAGCGAAGGCCGCCGATCTTTCAAAGCCCTGGCCATAGCCACCCCGGACTCGGACTACCCTGTTGGGCCTTGCGGGGCTTGCCGCCAGGTTTTAAGCGAATTTATGGAACCCCAGGCGCCGGTACGTTTTGGGGGCAATACTCCCGAGCGGGTAGATACCACCATTGGCGGCCTCCTTCCCTATGATTCCCTTTACGAATTGGGGAAGACATAGGTAAAAGCTTAGAATTGATTGACATTTAGTACGGTATAGTACTATACTAAACCAATGATTGATGATGATATCCTAACTATAGAAGAAGTCGCAAAATATCTGCGGGTTTCGGAAAGGACTGTCTATGATTGGGCTCAAAAGGGTGAAATTCCCTCAGGCAAAATCGGCACAGTCTGGCGTTTCAAAAAATCTGAAATTGAAAAATGGGTGAACGACAGGCTTTCGGCCAACAAGCTCCTCCCCCAGTCAGGTTCAGTGCACCTCGAAACCATCATCTCCCCTGACCGCGTACTCTTCCTCAATCATTCTTCCAAGCGGGATGCCCTCATGGCCCTGGCCGACAATATCGCCACTGCCCCCCAGGTAAAAAATCATCAGGAACTGATCCAGGAAATCCTCAAGCGTGACGAGCTTATGAGCACTGCCATAGGCAGGGGCATTGCCATACCCCATGTTCGGCTCTCGTCGGTGACGGACCTGGTGGTTTCGGTGGGGATAAGCCAAACCAATATCATAGACTTTCAGGCCCTGGACGACGAACCAGTGCGCATTCTCATAATGATAGCCGCCGCCTATAACCAGCATGCGTACTATCTCCAGACCCTTTCATTCTTCAGCGCCAGGCTAAAAAACCGGGAGCTCCGCGCTTCCCTTTTGGCTGCCAAGACTTCCGGCGAGGTTTACGCCCTACTTGTCTCGGCGGAATGAATCTTTCCGCAGCCTAATCCAGCGGTATCCCTATCCAGCCCTCTACAGCGCTCATCTTTTCGCCTATAAGACCTATGGAAACCTTGGCGGTGGTTTCAGCCACGAGCCATTGCTTTTTATCTACGGTAAAATGAGCCCCCGGGCCGGGCAAATCAGCAAGCCCCATGGCGTGGCTATATTCTTTTGATACCATAATGCCCGCAGGCACATTGGCCTGGTTCATGATGAGGGCCCACAGCATGGCCCTGGAGTCGCAGTCCCCCCTGCCTTCGAGACAGGCGCTCACAAGGTTCACAAAATCGGAACCCATTAAGTCCCGCTCATACT is drawn from Leadbettera azotonutricia ZAS-9 and contains these coding sequences:
- a CDS encoding cytidine deaminase; the protein is MDKINMDELYAKAREVADRAYAPYSKFRVGAALLADDGTVFTGCNVENRSYGLTICAERTALTKAVSEGRRSFKALAIATPDSDYPVGPCGACRQVLSEFMEPQAPVRFGGNTPERVDTTIGGLLPYDSLYELGKT
- a CDS encoding MATE family efflux transporter, which encodes MTKNLTVGNPALLILSFTFPLLIGNLFQQFYNMADAFIVGRTIGVEALAAVGCTGSFMFLILGFLMNFTMGTSIITSQRFGANNMQGVRRSFGSSIVLGLIVVVVLMIVSILTVRPLLRLLSTPPEIMEAAYSYIIVILWGMPASLLFNICSNSMRAVGDSVTPLIFLVIACIINIIFDYVFILVFHMGVEGAAYATIIAQLVSGLLCIPVIVQKMPILRIARTDLRLNRKEAWEHVRVGFPMGFQMSIIAIGAVTVTYALNRLGALAMAAFTASQKIDMLCSMPLMSFGTAMTTYSAQNYGARKIDRIKTGLIQCAIITCSFSVFMGLLYFFFGRFFSALFLGAEKEAVELSYTYLKINGLFYIMLAWLFISRQCLQGLGRSVVTTAAGIMELVMRIFAAITLSFFFGFTGICFASPLAWLGACIPLTISLVLVFKKLDRQSLAEKKANLYVPI
- a CDS encoding HAD family hydrolase codes for the protein MIMKYKGIIFDCDGTLVDTLGDISASMNKALKGKGYPALPEEAYTDKVGWGIKRLAFLCLPEDVRSDELSAQVAADAVAFYAQSPLIYTKPYPGILSLVSELKSRKLKLAVLTNKPDPIARLVIGGLFPPSSFDAIYGDITGKPRKPDPACTWEILVELGLTTRDVIMAGDSEVDIETAKASECFAVGVTWGYRPRKVLESSGALRIIDKPEELLALL
- a CDS encoding PTS sugar transporter subunit IIA, translated to MIDDDILTIEEVAKYLRVSERTVYDWAQKGEIPSGKIGTVWRFKKSEIEKWVNDRLSANKLLPQSGSVHLETIISPDRVLFLNHSSKRDALMALADNIATAPQVKNHQELIQEILKRDELMSTAIGRGIAIPHVRLSSVTDLVVSVGISQTNIIDFQALDDEPVRILIMIAAAYNQHAYYLQTLSFFSARLKNRELRASLLAAKTSGEVYALLVSAE
- a CDS encoding class I SAM-dependent methyltransferase, whose translation is MKAAKKAVKTWSTPVAREESRLIPCAICGGLSFKPYLQCEGFSYVRCTRCGLVQMNPQPLAEEVSLRYGTGHGADYLAYELENEKPFLELQLLALNDAGFWELKAGRVLDIGCATGTLLAELKKRGWDTAGVEICEEEAAYARRERSLDVRSLALEDARFAPASFDAVLASHVIEHLNDPGALVKEAGRILKPGGCFIVTTPNISGFQAKIFSGRWRSAIFDHLYLFSVKTLTELLKLNGFTIEKVKTWGGLAAGTAPRPIKRIADKVAKRFGFGDVMLIKASR